Proteins encoded by one window of Halorubrum ruber:
- a CDS encoding universal stress protein — protein sequence MYDVLIGVGLDDESRATAQAEAVVDLPGDSDEVTAHLCHVFQDNPEGASVHQLGAVRRAREILEDAGVNCVHHEASGDPGEELIAAADAADVDLICVSGRKRSPAGKAVFGSTTQTVVLNADRPVLTVPVSAKD from the coding sequence ATGTACGACGTACTCATCGGCGTCGGGCTTGACGACGAATCGCGGGCGACGGCACAGGCCGAAGCGGTCGTCGACCTGCCGGGCGACTCCGACGAGGTGACCGCGCACCTCTGTCACGTCTTTCAGGATAACCCGGAGGGGGCGTCGGTCCACCAGCTCGGGGCCGTGCGGCGCGCCCGGGAGATCCTGGAAGACGCCGGCGTGAACTGCGTCCACCACGAGGCGAGCGGCGATCCGGGCGAGGAGCTCATCGCGGCTGCCGACGCCGCCGACGTCGACCTCATCTGCGTGTCGGGCCGCAAGCGGAGCCCGGCCGGCAAGGCGGTCTTCGGCAGCACCACGCAGACGGTCGTGTTGAACGCGGACCGACCCGTGTTGACCGTCCCGGTGTCGGCTAAGGACTGA